In Shouchella patagoniensis, the following are encoded in one genomic region:
- a CDS encoding CoA-binding protein — MKNPSDVQIKQLLDTKKRIAVVGLSDNPDRTSYMVSEAMQRAGYTIIPVNPNTDVVLGEKSYASLKDIEGTVDMVNVFRRSEYLPDIAKETVEQGIDSFWAQLGVVNEEAYHYLKEHGVETVMDRCIKVEHAKFK, encoded by the coding sequence ATGAAAAATCCAAGTGATGTGCAAATTAAGCAGCTATTAGATACAAAGAAGCGAATTGCAGTAGTAGGACTGTCCGATAATCCAGATCGGACAAGCTACATGGTGTCTGAAGCAATGCAAAGAGCTGGATATACGATTATCCCAGTAAATCCTAATACGGATGTTGTTTTAGGTGAGAAATCGTACGCTTCTTTGAAAGATATTGAAGGTACTGTAGATATGGTTAATGTTTTTAGACGAAGCGAATACCTTCCTGACATCGCAAAAGAAACCGTTGAACAAGGAATTGATTCTTTTTGGGCACAACTTGGTGTAGTCAATGAAGAAGCCTATCATTATTTAAAAGAACATGGTGTTGAGACAGTAATGGATCGTTGTATTAAAGTAGAGCACGCGAAGTTTAAATGA